The DNA window tgagtctaattaatccgtcattagctcATGTTGGTtatgtaagatcataagcatgattaatattttttgatgaacaattggcttgcgatttggtttataaattgaatttggtctggaaacaattaaggtgttggtgcgagtgtgtgtaactaatgtgagtcaggttgcgatatctgtgctcggaaacggttggtttgtctctagttgtgcaggtgacttgaggtcaatatcggtcaatggcggtgggatcgtgactaggctcagggaggagctgaggtccggacgatcgaggatgccaggtgacgatattgaatacgagttggcacatggtggagcaacaccgtgtgggatggaatcgtaacgggcttcacatgttgtgtgtgtaagcgccgAAAAAATcaggaagtaaatcggatcaaaactggatgagaaaaggaaggaaatttgctacagggtcGGGCACTGTAGCAGCGTCGGATACTGTAGCGCACGATACTGTAGCAATTGGAtcactgtagcaaccggatcggattactgtagcgcggcgggtactgtatcagtcggactactgtagcacgcctgattttggcatgttggatttgattaggaaaactaagagatgagccatattagGATAAGGAGTCCTattcctatttggtgatagacttttcgatataaatagagaccgaggggtatgcctccggtgtgcttttgtgagacttagttgttgattctagatcgacgattttgataggagtgctgttggtgcactttgtaaataccagttgatgcaataaagtcaagatcattcaatctacgttttcgactttcatctactggtgattttttggattccgacgatccgatcgacgtcataggagtggcgcgattcgatgatctgctcgacggcacatgagcggcacgatcaaggtagcggcgacacaggagcgacgtgattaaggtagcaagtcttcgtcaatttcttcgacagaggtaatcctttattccgcgaaagatttttgggttttgtttttccctaccattcaccccccctctggtaggtttgtttgatcttgttcgatcctacaggttactgtagcacttatggctaatcatgttctaattagactcaaaagattcgtctcactatttgctacataactatgtaattagttttaatgtttatatataattaatgttttatttatatgtccaaagatttgatgtgatgtttttgagaaaaaaatttgggaactaagggtctgtttggttcgtggactaggtgggatgggttggttcCATCTCTAGTATCCAGGATGGGgtggttctatttttctgtttggttggtgggatgggttggaccctgttttttgtttgattggagggatgagatgggatggaGTGAACCCATCTCTTGTTTGGTTCAAGGGATGGGGGTGGGATGACCAGATATGATTACCTTCCATAATGAGTTGGTGAAGTTACCTCTCATCTTTCAAATACGACATAAGAGATAGTAggattaatatttgaataaccTAAcgtattttttgtgtttttacaagttatatttaaaatcaatttaatatatgaatatggaCAAAATCGAAGTCCATATATTTTCCATTTCAAAGTCTCACGTAATAGTAGATAATTGCATAAAGTTTTACACATATTTTCCAATATATGTACTGCTACAACTAGAATaagcatatatgtattttttggtTATGTGCAAGAAGAAACATATATGCATTGCTGTATCAAGCATATAATCCACAGCCAACggaagaaaaagaacagcACCAAAACTTCCTCTTCcccggcgcggtggcgagctcccccgggcgacggcggcgagctcccctCGGCGCACGTGAGGTCTCCCCCCAACCCCGGTCACTCCCATGGTGCGGCGACCTCGCCCCCCACCACAAGCGAAGTCTCCCCCGGCACGGCGAGGTCTCCCCCCCAACCCCGGTCACTCccccggcgcggcgagctctCCCCCGGTGCGGCGAGCTCTTCCCCCTCACCGTCAACCCCAGACACTCCAAcaacggcggcgagctcccccCGGCATGGCGAGGTATTCCCCCCACCCCCGCTCACTTCCcggcacggcgcggcgagctcgtCCAACCCCCCGGTGGCAGTGACCACACTCCCCTTCAGGTGGCGGCGCTGGCAGCCACCGTGAGAGAAAGTGCGAATGTGCGATGCCCTCACTCCCCTCCCTGTGCGACGCGATGCCAGCCCCGTCCCGGGTTCCTCTCGTCCCACCCTGTCTCACCAATTTGATGAAACCATCTCACCCAGCATATTGAGAGAATATTTTCTACTAGGTCCAATCCAACCCTTCTGATCTATAAACCAAATGCTATCCAAATACTATCTAGGATATCATCCCATCCTATTCTATCCCTGTAACCAAACATACCCTGAACAGCCCATAAAGTTtcgcctctccctcctctgcaTCGTGTCAGCCAGGCGGTGGCCCCGGGCAGATTCCGCATCGCTCGCTTCGATCCGCGGCATCCTCCGCGGGTCGTCCAGTCGGCGTCTCCCTTATCCAGTCTCCCCTCCCTGCGCTCTCTCTAGACCCGCCAACAAGTGGGCCACCACACCACACGACACCACCATGCGGACCCCACGTCTGCGCCGGAGGAATGGAATCCCCCGCCGAATATTCACCCGCAccctctccatttttttttacagcatTTTCCGCACGTCCCAATCCGCCCACCCGCTCCGCTCCTCCGTTCCACGACACACCTTCCCTTGTGTAAGAAGGCGATCCACTAGTAACAAAAAGATTCGCTCCCTACGCGACGCCCCGACCCCGATTCCCTTCCCCACTTCTTCTTCCCCTCCCTTgttccttcctccctccctccctctcttcccCCACGCCCACGCACGCGCCCGGTACCACCCCTTTCCCCGGCCCCGCCCGTTCTCTCTCGCCTCGGATCGACGGATCGAGacctggcgcggcggcggacgggcgCGCGGAGATGGAGGTGGTGGACCACGCGGAGCGCGACCTcgcgcggcgccggtgccgcgAGTACCTGCTCGCGCTCGAGGAGGAGCGTCGCAAGATCCAGGTGTTCCAGCGGGAGCTCCCGCTCTGCTTCGACCTCGTCACCCAGAGTATATACGCGCTCGCTCCCTCGCTCGCTCCGTGTTGCTCCTCGCGATGCATTGGTATTTCTTCGGCTGGATTGCGCGAGTGAGCGCTGATTATTATTGATCGTGTGGTGCAGCTATTGAGGGGATGAGGAGCCAGATGGACGGCGTTGGCAGCGAGGAGACGGTGAGCGACCATGGCCCGCCGCCGGTGCTCGAGGAGTTCATCCCGCTCAAGCCCAGCCTCTCGCTGTCCTCCTCCGAGGAGGAGAGCAACCACGCCGCCTCCGACAAGGCCGGCAAGGAGGAGGGGGCTCAGACGTCTGAGAGGCATTCGTCACCGCAGACGCTGCCGGAGGCCAAGAGGGTGACGCCGGACTGGCTCCAGTCCGTGCAGTTATGGAGCCAACAACCCCAGCAGCCATCATCTCCTAGTCAAACACCTGCCAAGGTAATTAGTTGGCCGTCATCGATTAATTCGCAGCTGCAAATGTTGTTGGTAATTTGCACTTTGCTTGATCTCCTAAGCTGATCTGCTGCTGATGCATGGATCCCCGATGAACTCTGCCAGGATCTACCGTGCAAGCCGGTGGCGCTGAACGCCAGGAAAACCGGCGGAGCGTTCCAGCCCTTCGAGAAGGAGAAGCGCGCCGAGCTGCCGGCGTCGTCAACCACTGCCGCGGCGAGTTCGACCGTGGTCGGAGACAGCGGCGACAAGCCCGCCGATGACACGGACAAACCCAGGGAGACGGACAACGACGGCATGGATGGCAAGGACAAGgacaaagaaaaggaaagccaGTCGCAGCCTCACCGGAAGCCTCGCCGGTGCTGGGCGCCGGAGCTCCACCGCCGCTTCCTGCAAGCACTGCAGCAGCTGGGCGGGTCCCATGGTTAgtgccatctcctcctccatgaCAGCTCGGCCGGACTGACCAAATTACATTATCCTATCTTATCAACAAACAGTGCAGGATGCTTCGTAGCACTAATTAATCTCACTTGTACTGCCCGCCTAGCACAAGCTAAGTAATTAACCCTGTACTTAACTTACGCAGTGGCGACGCCCAAGCAGATCCGGGAGCTCATGAAGGTGGATGGCCTCACAAACGACGAGGTCAAGAGCCATTTGCAGGTCAGCAATGGCGGACAGACACACTTGCCCTAATTAGCTTTGTTTACTTCTCTCGATTATTATGtccttattttgtttttgctttggTTTCAGAAGTATCGTCTACACACGAGACGGCCGAGCTCGACGGGACAGAGCAGcgcagccgccggcgtcgccgccccgcccgccccgcagttcgtcgtcgtcgggagCATCTGGGTGCCCCCGCCGGAAtacgccgccgctgcggctgcacagcagcagcaggtgcagctggccgccgccgatgcgTCAGTGAGCGCGAACCCCGTGTACGCTCCGGTGGCGATGCTGGCGCCAGGCTTGCAGCCGCATTCGCATCGGgaacagcggcagcagcaaggGCAGAGACATTCCGGCTCGGAAGGGAGCGGggacaccggcggcggcagttcATCCTCCCCGgcggtgtcgtcgtcgtcgtagaCCACCTCCGCTTGGTTACTGTAGATTCGTCGATtacatgtacgtacgtacgagaGTGCATCACATGTGAGTTTAGCTTGATTTCTTGCAGgcttgcagctagctagcttaattaaggCTTACTTACTGATTGATTCGTGATCCATTTTGTTTACGTGATCAGAATTGCGATACACATATATACGTCACCTTGCTGTCTGGTgggtaaaaaatacataataaaaTACTCCTGCATTTAGGACATACTAATATTAGAGAAAAGCCATGGACATTATTCTCCTGAAATATATTCATTTCTGCGTGCTAATTGATTACTAATAAAAATTTACAGCCGCTTGCCTGCTTCCTGAACCAATGTAAGTGTTTTCTGCCTTCATTTTCTATGGAAAAAATGCATTCCCATTGCTGATTTAATTTGCGAGGGACAAAATTAAGCCGTAAGTAACTGGTTTTGCAGCTCAATAAAAAGAATTTGTTATACTACTAGGGCTGTGTTTTGTACATAAAagattaaatttgaatttttattactatttaatatttaatagtataaacgatagaatcaactattaaaaataaatttactttgTAAACATAAGATAAtggaatttatataattatttttacaaagCGCACACCGTTTGTAATTTTAGAAGGGTGTGcagaaaaacctaaaaataattCGGAAGGAATAACATAGACTAAAAATTGCTTTGTATTCGAAAGTTCTCGAAAGTACAGTACATGTACTAATACGGGATCCAATCAGAAACGGTATAGGGCTAGCTAATACGGGACCTATTAGGTGATTGTCTGtctttttcatgtaaaaaggtaaataacatatttacaaactgaaaataatttgtgaatacatatataaaaaattattcataaattaatttttattttgaaatatgctATTTGGCTTAATCACCCCAGGTGTAGTACAAACGGATATGTACAAGTTTGGATGAACCATTAGACATGCTCATAAGACTTTATTAAGATATGACACATATTTTGATCACCTCATTTCTAGACCAGTGCGGTATTTATTGTAAATATTGGCAAGTTATGGTTGGCAAATAAACTAGCCCTAAATACTACtgccatgttctttttttctttggctcAAACTGGTTTTAGTTGTTGCTTTAGGCATCGATACTGATATATCTTTattcctataaatattttcaatggTGGTAGTGAATTTACCACACATCCCACCAACcccctgatttttttaaaaaaaatatgagtatAGATCTATATATCAACCACCTCCGCTAACTCTTTTGTctatgagaagaaaaaactatacAAAGAATGGATGCACGTATCCGTAACAAGTACTGTTATGGgcaaaatatatcaataacatgctaataattttttaaaataaaatctagcTGCAATGTATGAACAATATCCCAATACTTTATATTCTagcactaattattttttattttgaggcAAAGGTAGTATTTGTCTTATTGTTTTGAAGACaagaaattgttttttctatctatatatttatagaaattgtTAAAAGATATAACCATATG is part of the Oryza brachyantha chromosome 2, ObraRS2, whole genome shotgun sequence genome and encodes:
- the LOC102710275 gene encoding transcription factor NIGT1-like isoform X2, whose protein sequence is MEVVDHAERDLARRRCREYLLALEEERRKIQVFQRELPLCFDLVTQTIEGMRSQMDGVGSEETVSDHGPPPVLEEFIPLKPSLSLSSSEEESNHAASDKAGKEEGAQTSERHSSPQTLPEAKRVTPDWLQSVQLWSQQPQQPSSPSQTPAKDLPCKPVALNARKTGGAFQPFEKEKRAELPASSTTAAASSTVVGDSGDKPADDTDKPRETDNDGMDGKDKDKEKESQSQPHRKPRRCWAPELHRRFLQALQQLGGSHVATPKQIRELMKVDGLTNDEVKSHLQYRLHTRRPSSTGQSSAAAGVAAPPAPQFVVVGSIWVPPPEYAAAAAAQQQQVQLAAADASVSANPVYAPVAMLAPGLQPHSHREQRQQQGQRHSGSEGSGDTGGGSSSSPAVSSSS
- the LOC102710275 gene encoding transcription factor NIGT1-like isoform X1, whose amino-acid sequence is MEVVDHAERDLARRRCREYLLALEEERRKIQVFQRELPLCFDLVTQTIEGMRSQMDGVGSEETVSDHGPPPVLEEFIPLKPSLSLSSSEEESNHAASDKAGKEEGAQTSERHSSPQTLPEAKRVTPDWLQSVQLWSQQPQQPSSPSQTPAKDLPCKPVALNARKTGGAFQPFEKEKRAELPASSTTAAASSTVVGDSGDKPADDTDKPRETDNDGMDGKDKDKEKESQSQPHRKPRRCWAPELHRRFLQALQQLGGSHVATPKQIRELMKVDGLTNDEVKSHLQKYRLHTRRPSSTGQSSAAAGVAAPPAPQFVVVGSIWVPPPEYAAAAAAQQQQVQLAAADASVSANPVYAPVAMLAPGLQPHSHREQRQQQGQRHSGSEGSGDTGGGSSSSPAVSSSS